TCACATACCCCTGGATCGTCCGCCGTCCGAACGGGACGAGCACCCGGTGTCCCACACTGATGAGGCCTTCCATGCCGTCGGGAATGCGGTAGTCGAACACCTGGTTGACGCTTTTGCTGGGTATATCCACAATGACTGAAGCAAACATCATCCGAGCCACCTCTGGATGAGGGCATCGATGATCTGCTCGCCGAGTGCCCGCTTATCCATCTTTTCAAAAGGCACGGGCGCGCCTTCCCTGAACAGCATGACCACTTCATTGTCGGGGCTGTTCATGCCGATTGATGTATCCGAGACATCGTTCATCACGATGCAGTCGGCATTTTTACGCTCGAGCTTGTCCTGGGCATACTGCTCGACATTTTCGGTCTCCGCCGCAAATCCGACGATGTACATGCCCGTGCTGTGGTCCCCGGCATATTTGAGGATATCCGGCGTCTTCTTCAGGTCGATGGAGACGGTCTCCTGATCCTTCTGCTTCTTCATTTTGCCCTCCATCCGCGTGATGGGGGTGAAATCGCTGACTGCAGCGGTGAATATGCCAAGGTCCGCATCCATGTGTGATTTCACTGCCGTGAACATCTCTTCAGTGGAGACGGTGTCGATGACATGGACGCCCGCGGGCTGGGCCAGGTTGACGGGGCCGCTGACGAGCACGACTTCGGCGCCGCGCTTCTGTGCGGCTTCAGCGATTGCATAGCCCATCCTGCCGCTGGAATGGTTGGTGATGTAGCGGATCGGGTCGATCGACTCCTGTGTAGGCCCCGCCGTCACCAAAACTTTCTTCCCTTTCAGGCTGCCGCCCTTCATGAGGAGCTCTTCAATATACTGTTTGATGTCAGGGACGTTCGCCATGCGTCCTTTGGCATTGTAGCCGCAGGCAAGGAACCCGGATTCCGAATCGATGAAATGGTAGCCGTCATCCATCAGTGTCTGCATGTTGCGGCGGATTGCAGGCTGGTTGTACATGTGCACATTCATTGCGGGGGCCAGTATGACCGGCTTCGTGTTTGCAGCAAGGACATTGAGGAGCATGTTGTCATAGATGCCGCAGGCCAGCTTGCTGATCGTATTCGCGGTTATGGGTGCAACAACAATGATGTCCGCCCATTCCCCGATGTTGATGTGGGAAATGACTGACGGATCCTCTTCCTTGAATGTATTCGTATAGACGTGGTTGCGGCCGATGGCCTGGAACGCCAGCGGTGTGATGAACTCGAGGGCGTTGTCCGTCAGTACGACACGGACCTCGTGCCCCGCCTGGATCAGCTTGCTCGTCAGGTCTACAGCTTTATATGCGGCAATGCCACCGGTGACTCCGATTACAATATTTGCCATGTCTTCACCTCTTAAAAAAAGCTGACAAAAATTTGTCAGCTAGTGTTTTTCTTTAACTTTGTTTTCGGCAATCTCTTCAAGCGCCCGGCTTACCGTCTTCAACGTCTTGTATTCGTCCAGCACAAGGTCGTCCGGGTGGTCCTGCAGATGGCGTGCACGTTTGGCAGCCATTGTGACGACAAGATATTTTGAATCTACATTCTTCTTCAGTTCATGTATAGGTGGGTATAGCATTATTGATTAACCTCCAGCAGCATTTTTCTTAGTTTGGATTCTACACGTGCCCGCCTCATATGAGACGCCTCGACGATGCACTGCACACGGCCACGCGCGAGATCCACATCATCATTGATTACAACAAAATCATACAGGTTCATCAGTTTCAGTTCGCGTTTCGCCTCATCGATGCGATGTCTGATGATCTCAGGTGAATCCGTGCCACGATTGACGAGCCGCTCCTCCAGCTGCGTCAGGTTGGGCGGTGCAAGGAATATGAAAAGCGCCTCGGGAAACTTCTCCCTGACCTGCTTCGCGCCCTCCACTTCAATTTCCAGAAAGACATCATGGCCGTCGGCCATCGTCTGCTCCACATATTCCACCGGCGTACCGTAGTAGTTGCCGACGTATTGGGCATACTCGATGAATTTGTCCTGTTCTATCAGCGACTCGAACTCCTTCTTCGTCTTGAAGAAATAGTCCACGCCGTCCACTTCACCTTCACGCTTTTCCCTCGTCGTCATTGAAATCGAGTATTTGAAATCCGTCTCCGGATGTTCAAAGATCGCCTTTCTGACCGTTCCCTTGCCTACACCGGAAGGGCCGGAGAGGACGATCAGCAGTCCCTTATCTGAAGTCATAACACGTTACCTTTCTATTTGTAATTATCTCCTAATGTACCATATCCAGCAGAAAAATTCATCATTAAATCGCTGGCCGTAAACAAACCGGCCGATTTCATGTTAAAATATTGGATAGTCTGAAACAGGAGGATGAAACCATGGCATTCGACGGCAACTTTGTCCACGCGCTTCTTGGTGAACTGGAAGTGCTCAAGCGGGGCAAGATCAATAGAATACAGCAGATAGATGAAACTTCGATGGTCTTCAAGGTGCGTTCCGCCGGCAGCAACCACAACCTGCTGATCAGCGCGCATCCCATGTATGCACGCTTCCACCTGACCACACATAAGTATGAATTTCCATTCGAGCCCCCGATGTTTCTGCGCGTGGCCAGAAAACACCTCGAAGGCGGCATCATACAGGAAATCAGGCAGCTCGGTAACGACCGCAGGGTCGAAATCCACATACAGTCGAGAAATGAAATCGGCGATGAGATCAGACGCATACTGATCCTCGAGATCATGGGCCGGCATTCGAACATCGTCATCACGGATGCGGACTACAGGATCCTTGACGGGGTCAAGCACCTGACACCGAACAACAACAGCCGGACGATCATGCCGGGCTTCGACTATACCGCACCGCCGACGGAGGACAAACTGGACCCGCGGACGGATGCGATTGAAGAGCTGCCTTCCAAAATCGACTTCAATGCCGGCAGGCTCAACAAACAGATACTTTCCAATGTGGAAGGCTTCAGCCCCCTTTTCGTCAAGGAGGTCGAGCACAATGCCGGCTACTTCACCATACGGAACATCGTACCCGCAATCCGTGAGACGATGGAGAAGGCCGAAAATATAAAACCTGTAATGTATACGGACGGCGATCGTGACATCTTCTATTTCACCCCCCTTTCCCACCTCGGGGAGTCGTATGAAACATACGGGTCGCTGTCCCAGCTTATGGACGACTACTACCATGACAGGTACAGGAAATCGCTCATCAAGCAGAAGGCGCAGGACTACCTGCACCTGATCGAACGTGAATATGAAAAGACGGAGCGGAAGGTCGAAAAGCTCAAGGAAGACCTCGCAGAAGCGGCCGAAAAGGACAAGTACCAGAAGTATGGGGAACTGCTCACGGCATTCATGCATCAGGTGAAGCCCTATGACGAATCAATCGAAGTCATCGACTACTATACGGATGAGCCGCTCGAGATTCCGCTCGACAAGAACCTGTCCGCCAGCGACAATGCCCAGAAGTACTACAAGCGCTACAACAAGCTCAAGACCCGCGAGAACAGCGCCGCTGTGCAGCTGGACCGTGCACGGGAGGACCTCGAATACTTCGCAGGCCTGCTCCATCAGATGGACAGCATCACGACCGAGGAGGAAGTCGACGAAATACGAGAGGAACTGGCGGAACAGGGCATCATCAAGAACAACCGGAAGCAATCTTCGAAGAAAAAGAAGAATAAGATCCAGCTCCACGCATACCGCACCACGGGCGGCCTCGATGTCCTCGTCGGAAAGAACAACAAGCAGAATGACTACCTGACCAGCAGGAAGGCACAGAACAACCACCTGTGGTTCCACACGAAGGATATACCGGGATCCCACGTGGTCATCACCCACCCTGCATCCGAAATCGAAGATCAGGACATTCTGGAAGCGGCGATGCTCGCCGCCTACCATTCGAAGGCCCAGGAATCGGAATCGGTCCCCGTCGACTATACGGAGATCAAGCATGTGCATAAGGTCAGCGGCGCGAAGCCGGGCTTCGTCACCTACACCGACCAGAAGACGGTTCATGTCACACCGATGAAATCCAAGGTGGAGCAGATGGAAAGCGGCCGTACAAACTGAAGAAGGCACTGCCGAAACCGGATCATCGGTTTCGGCAGTGCCTTCTTCTTTCCTCTTCCATCAGCCGCCGTAAAGAGACATATATTGGCGTGCTGAATTCGCCCAGCTGTAGTCGGACGCCGTCATATTTCTGCATAAAGCATCCATATGCTCCTTCTGATGATAGATGTACAGGCTGTACTTCATCGCATTGAGCAGCTCATGGGCATTGTAGTTCTCGAAGGAGAACCCGTTGCCCGAGTATGCGAATTCATTATATGGTATGACCGTATCCTTCAGGCCGCCGGTCTCCCTGACGATCGGTGACGTCAGATAGCGTATGGCGATGAGCTGGCCGAGGCCGCAGGGCTCGAACAGGCTCGGCATGATGAAGAAGTCGCTTGCGGCGTATATCTTCCTCGCATAGCTTTCGCTGAACCCGAGCGTCACATGCACCTTGTCCGGGAAGTTGTGGACGAGCGACTTGAAGTAGTCCTCATACAGTGCCTCGCCTGAACCGAGCACCACGAGCTGGACATCTTCCGCAAGGAACTCATGCATGATGTGTTCGACGAGATCGATCCCCTTCTGGTTGACGAGGCGGGTGACGATGCCGTACATCGGGATGTTTTCGTCCACCGTCAGTCCAAGATCCTGCTGCAGTGCCGTCTTGTTCTTCGCCTTCGTCTTGCGTGAAGAGCGGTAGCGGTGGTACAGCGCCTCATCCCTGACCGGATTGTAGTCATAGGTGTCGAGGCCGTTTATGACGCCGTGCAGATCGCCCCGCCTGTATTCCAGTACCTGTTCGAGACCCTCCCCGAAGAACGGGGTCATGATCTCTTCGGCATACGTTTCGGACACGGTCGTGATCACATCCGCATGATGGATGGCTGCCTTCATCATGTTGAGCATGCCCTGCCACTCGAAGCCCGCAAAGTGCTCCCGGCCAAGGTTGAACAGCTCGCCGAATGCCGACTGTTCGATCCAGCCCTGGTACTGTATGTTGTGGATCGTGTAGACAGTCTTCATGCCGGGATGCGGACGCTTGATGCTGCCGATCGCGACAGCTGCCCCCGTCTGCCAGTCGTGGCAGTGCAGGATATCATACGACTCCTCCACCCTGTACATGAATTCGATGATGGCGTTCGAGAAATATACGAAGCGTTCACCGTCATCGATATAGCCGTACAGTCCATCGCGGTTGAAGTAATATTCGTTGTCGACGAAATAGTAGGTCACATCGCGCCCCTCATATTTCAGTATGCGCGTATACTGGTTGCGCCACCCGACCGGTGTATTGAAGATCATGACCTCCTCCATGTCCCCGCGGTATTCGGAGTTGATGATCTCCTTGTAGAGCGGCAGGATGACGGAGACCCTCGCCCCCTCCTTGACGAGTGCCTGGGGGAGGCTTCCGATCACATCTGCAAGCCCTCCGGACTTGATGAACGGCGTACATTCACTTGCAGCAAAAAGAACATGTTTCATACTGTCACTTCTTTCCGGTTTCATATTATATCCTGGAACGTTTCGCCACTACATACGGCTTCTCTTCGGACCCCATCAGCTGGCGGCCCTCCGTGATGGTCACGTCCTTGTCGAGGATGACATTTTCAAGATGGACGCCGGGTTCGATGATGCAGTTTGCGAAGATGATGGAGTTCCTGATGGTCGCGCCCTTTCCGATAGTCACATTCCTCGATATGACCGAGTTTTCCACCGTTCCTTCAACTGTCGCCCCGTTAGCCAGTATGGACCGTTTTGCATGGCTTTCCTTCTTGTAGAGCGTCGGCGGGTTCGTGCTGACCTTCGTCTTCACCTTCTTCTGGCCGTAGAAGAATTCTCGGTAGCGATCCTTGTCGAGCAGAGCCATGCTGTTGTTGAAATAGGACTGGACGGAATAGAAGTAGTGCGTCTTCGCCTTGATGTCATAGAATCCGGTATCATATTCGTCAAGCTTCTCCCGGATCCCATTGTGGAAAAAGCTCGGCTTATAGTTGTCTATGCAGAAGCGCACGATGTTCATCAGGACTTCCTTCTTGATTATATAGACGCCGGTATAGAGGTGTCCGTTATCCTGGTCATGTGTGAAGCCCGTTACCCTGCCGTCTTCGGTTGCCATCCTGAGTACAGGACTGTTCGGCGGGTTCTCGACCTCTTCACCGATGAATGTAATATCCTTGTCGTTCTCCTTGTGGTATCTGACCGCTTCCGTATAGTCCGTGTTCGAGATGAATTGCGTACCGGAAACGATCACCTGGTCCCCCTTGAACCTCCTGAACAGGTCGGAGTGGTTGTGGAAGTGCTTGAGGTCCCCCTGGGAGATGTCCGACGGGTCATTCCAGTCCGGCGGCAAGACGAATATCTTCCCCTGTCTGCCCTCAAGTCCGAAATCCTCCTTGCGGTTCAGATGGTCGAGCAGGGACCTGAATTTGTGGCCTGCAAACACACCGATCACATTGGCTCCGGAATTGGCCATGTTGGTGATTGTGAAGTCGATCAGTCGATAGCGTCCCATGAAGGGAACCGATCCACTGCTTCTGAAATAGGTCAGCTCGTCCAGGTAGTCCTGTTCCGGCTGCAGGTTGATGAGTCCAAGTAGTTCTTTATCCATTATGACTGCCTCCTTCTGCTATATAATCTTTCAGCGTATCAGGGCTGATGACCACCGGATCGCCGTTTGAAGCCACAATCTGTGTGCCATCCGGTATCTCCACTTCCGACATGACGATGACAGAGTCGAGTGTGACATCTTTGCCGATGAGGGCATCAGGCAGTATGATGGAATCCTTGACGCTTGCCCCTTCCATCGTCTCCACGCCGACGAAGAGGATCGAATTGTCGATTTCTCCTTCGATGAAGGACCCCGGGGAAATGAGTGAATTTGTAATTTCTGCAGTCTCGCCGATGTACTCTGGCGGGCGGTTTTCCTCGTTCGGATAGGTCGGCCACTCCTTCGACATGAGCAGTGTCTGGAAATCCTCCTTCAGCAGGTCCATATTCGCTTCCCAATAGCTCTTAATCGTTCCGACATCCTTCCAATAGCCGTCGAAGCGATAGGCGAACAGCTTCTTATCATCGGCCAGCATCTTCGGTATGATGTCCTTGCCGAAGTCGTGGTCGCTCTCCTCATCCTTTTCATCCGCCAAAAGGTATGGCCTGATGGTGTCCCAGTTGAAGATATAGACGCCCATGGATGCCAGATTATTTTTGGGATGTTCCGGCTTTTCATCGAATTCATAGATGCTGAAGTCATCATTCGTATTGAGGATGCCGAACCGGCTTGCCTCATCCATCGGCACTTCGATTGCTGAAATTGTTGCATCCGCTCCATTTCCCCGATGGAATTCGAGCATCTTGGTGTAGTCCATCTGATAGATATGGTCCCCGCTCAGTACAATCAGTTCATCCGGTTCGTACTGTTCAACGAAATGCATATTCTTGACGATGGCATCCGCCGTACCGCTGAACCAGGCACTGCCCTCACGGCTTGAATAGGGTGACAGTACGCTTACCCCGCCATACTGCCTGTCAAGTCCCCACGGTTTCCCAATGCCGATGTGCTTGTTGAGCATCAGCGGCGAGTACTGTACGAGGAGCCCCACAGTGGATATCCCCGAATTTGCCAGATTGCTCATTGTGAAGTCGATGATGCGGTATTTGCCCCCGAAGGGCACTGCCGGCTTGGCAAGGTTCTTCGTCAATTCGCCAAGGCGCGTACCCTGGCCCCCTGCCAATAGCATTGCTACTGTTTTTGATGTCATGCTACTTCCTCCCTTTTGTCTTATCTTCTAGTTCGAATACTTGGAATGCCAAAGGTGCAACAGTGATCAGTATGGACTGGTCTTCCCGGATATAATGGCCGTCCGAGCTGAAGTGGCGGCCATCATTCAGTACACCCGATCCCGAGTAGACGCTGCTGTCACTATTGAAGATTTCCCGATAGACGCCGGGTTCCGGCACAGGAATCCTGAAATCATGGTAGACTTCCGGCCGGTAGTTGAATACGCAGACCTTGAACGAGTCCCCGTATCTGCGCACATAGCTCAGTATGGAATGCGTGCTGTCGTCGACAAGCAGCCATCTGAAGCCTTCCGGCCGGTAGTCCCATCCATGGAATTCAGGGTGCTTCCGGTAGAAGCGGTTCAGATCGGATACATAGCGCTTCAGATCCGCATGGAGCGGATAGGCGAGCAGA
The sequence above is drawn from the Salinicoccus roseus genome and encodes:
- the gmk gene encoding guanylate kinase, whose amino-acid sequence is MTSDKGLLIVLSGPSGVGKGTVRKAIFEHPETDFKYSISMTTREKREGEVDGVDYFFKTKKEFESLIEQDKFIEYAQYVGNYYGTPVEYVEQTMADGHDVFLEIEVEGAKQVREKFPEALFIFLAPPNLTQLEERLVNRGTDSPEIIRHRIDEAKRELKLMNLYDFVVINDDVDLARGRVQCIVEASHMRRARVESKLRKMLLEVNQ
- a CDS encoding glucose-1-phosphate adenylyltransferase; this translates as MTSKTVAMLLAGGQGTRLGELTKNLAKPAVPFGGKYRIIDFTMSNLANSGISTVGLLVQYSPLMLNKHIGIGKPWGLDRQYGGVSVLSPYSSREGSAWFSGTADAIVKNMHFVEQYEPDELIVLSGDHIYQMDYTKMLEFHRGNGADATISAIEVPMDEASRFGILNTNDDFSIYEFDEKPEHPKNNLASMGVYIFNWDTIRPYLLADEKDEESDHDFGKDIIPKMLADDKKLFAYRFDGYWKDVGTIKSYWEANMDLLKEDFQTLLMSKEWPTYPNEENRPPEYIGETAEITNSLISPGSFIEGEIDNSILFVGVETMEGASVKDSIILPDALIGKDVTLDSVIVMSEVEIPDGTQIVASNGDPVVISPDTLKDYIAEGGSHNG
- the glgA gene encoding glycogen synthase GlgA, which encodes MKPERSDSMKHVLFAASECTPFIKSGGLADVIGSLPQALVKEGARVSVILPLYKEIINSEYRGDMEEVMIFNTPVGWRNQYTRILKYEGRDVTYYFVDNEYYFNRDGLYGYIDDGERFVYFSNAIIEFMYRVEESYDILHCHDWQTGAAVAIGSIKRPHPGMKTVYTIHNIQYQGWIEQSAFGELFNLGREHFAGFEWQGMLNMMKAAIHHADVITTVSETYAEEIMTPFFGEGLEQVLEYRRGDLHGVINGLDTYDYNPVRDEALYHRYRSSRKTKAKNKTALQQDLGLTVDENIPMYGIVTRLVNQKGIDLVEHIMHEFLAEDVQLVVLGSGEALYEDYFKSLVHNFPDKVHVTLGFSESYARKIYAASDFFIMPSLFEPCGLGQLIAIRYLTSPIVRETGGLKDTVIPYNEFAYSGNGFSFENYNAHELLNAMKYSLYIYHQKEHMDALCRNMTASDYSWANSARQYMSLYGG
- a CDS encoding Rqc2 family fibronectin-binding protein — translated: MAFDGNFVHALLGELEVLKRGKINRIQQIDETSMVFKVRSAGSNHNLLISAHPMYARFHLTTHKYEFPFEPPMFLRVARKHLEGGIIQEIRQLGNDRRVEIHIQSRNEIGDEIRRILILEIMGRHSNIVITDADYRILDGVKHLTPNNNSRTIMPGFDYTAPPTEDKLDPRTDAIEELPSKIDFNAGRLNKQILSNVEGFSPLFVKEVEHNAGYFTIRNIVPAIRETMEKAENIKPVMYTDGDRDIFYFTPLSHLGESYETYGSLSQLMDDYYHDRYRKSLIKQKAQDYLHLIEREYEKTERKVEKLKEDLAEAAEKDKYQKYGELLTAFMHQVKPYDESIEVIDYYTDEPLEIPLDKNLSASDNAQKYYKRYNKLKTRENSAAVQLDRAREDLEYFAGLLHQMDSITTEEEVDEIREELAEQGIIKNNRKQSSKKKKNKIQLHAYRTTGGLDVLVGKNNKQNDYLTSRKAQNNHLWFHTKDIPGSHVVITHPASEIEDQDILEAAMLAAYHSKAQESESVPVDYTEIKHVHKVSGAKPGFVTYTDQKTVHVTPMKSKVEQMESGRTN
- the rpoZ gene encoding DNA-directed RNA polymerase subunit omega, producing the protein MLYPPIHELKKNVDSKYLVVTMAAKRARHLQDHPDDLVLDEYKTLKTVSRALEEIAENKVKEKH
- the glgD gene encoding glucose-1-phosphate adenylyltransferase subunit GlgD, which produces MDKELLGLINLQPEQDYLDELTYFRSSGSVPFMGRYRLIDFTITNMANSGANVIGVFAGHKFRSLLDHLNRKEDFGLEGRQGKIFVLPPDWNDPSDISQGDLKHFHNHSDLFRRFKGDQVIVSGTQFISNTDYTEAVRYHKENDKDITFIGEEVENPPNSPVLRMATEDGRVTGFTHDQDNGHLYTGVYIIKKEVLMNIVRFCIDNYKPSFFHNGIREKLDEYDTGFYDIKAKTHYFYSVQSYFNNSMALLDKDRYREFFYGQKKVKTKVSTNPPTLYKKESHAKRSILANGATVEGTVENSVISRNVTIGKGATIRNSIIFANCIIEPGVHLENVILDKDVTITEGRQLMGSEEKPYVVAKRSRI
- the coaBC gene encoding bifunctional phosphopantothenoylcysteine decarboxylase/phosphopantothenate--cysteine ligase CoaBC; the protein is MANIVIGVTGGIAAYKAVDLTSKLIQAGHEVRVVLTDNALEFITPLAFQAIGRNHVYTNTFKEEDPSVISHINIGEWADIIVVAPITANTISKLACGIYDNMLLNVLAANTKPVILAPAMNVHMYNQPAIRRNMQTLMDDGYHFIDSESGFLACGYNAKGRMANVPDIKQYIEELLMKGGSLKGKKVLVTAGPTQESIDPIRYITNHSSGRMGYAIAEAAQKRGAEVVLVSGPVNLAQPAGVHVIDTVSTEEMFTAVKSHMDADLGIFTAAVSDFTPITRMEGKMKKQKDQETVSIDLKKTPDILKYAGDHSTGMYIVGFAAETENVEQYAQDKLERKNADCIVMNDVSDTSIGMNSPDNEVVMLFREGAPVPFEKMDKRALGEQIIDALIQRWLG